The sequence below is a genomic window from Arcobacter sp. CECT 8983.
CTAGAAATACAACTTGGACTGCAACAAGAGATACTTCATTAGGATTAAATTTTGTTGGGGTTAACTATTATGATGGTCAAGGTTTCCTTGTATCAAAAAATCTAGGGGTTAAATCTGCTAAAGAACTTGATGGAGCTGCTTTTTGTATTCAAGCAGGAACAACTACTGAGCTTAACTTAACTGATTATTTTAAAGCAAATAATATGTCATATACTCCTATTACATATGATACTCCATCTCAAGTAATTGAAGGATTTAAAGCAGGTAGATGTGATGTTGTTACATCTGATGCTTCTCAATTATATGCTTTAAGAACAAAACTAAAAGATCCAGATTCTGCATTTGTTTTACCTGAAATTATTTCAAAAGAGCCTTTAGGTCCAGTTGTTAGACAAGGTGATGACAAATGGTTCAATATTGCAAAATGGACTCATATTGCAATGTTAAATGCTGAAGAACTAGGTATTACTTCAGAAAATGTTGATGAAATGTTAAAGTCAAATAATCCAAATATTCAAAGACTATTAGGTACATCAAGTAATATTGGTGAACAAATGGGATTAGATGCAAAATGGGCTTATAATGTTATTA
It includes:
- a CDS encoding amino acid ABC transporter substrate-binding protein, with translation MKLFKTATLSLAALAMTASVSMADTLDDTKKKGYLSCGLNTGLAGFAAPDTSGVWKGIDVDFCRAVASAVLGDASKVKYAHLNAKERFTALQSGEIDLLARNTTWTATRDTSLGLNFVGVNYYDGQGFLVSKNLGVKSAKELDGAAFCIQAGTTTELNLTDYFKANNMSYTPITYDTPSQVIEGFKAGRCDVVTSDASQLYALRTKLKDPDSAFVLPEIISKEPLGPVVRQGDDKWFNIAKWTHIAMLNAEELGITSENVDEMLKSNNPNIQRLLGTSSNIGEQMGLDAKWAYNVIKQVGNYGEVFERNVGKGSPLKIDRGLNKLWKDGGLQYGAPIR